In Musa acuminata AAA Group cultivar baxijiao chromosome BXJ2-3, Cavendish_Baxijiao_AAA, whole genome shotgun sequence, the following proteins share a genomic window:
- the LOC135607774 gene encoding BAG-associated GRAM protein 1-like isoform X2 — protein sequence MIPSSRDPLWGEEFNFFVDKLPIQISITFYDWDVVRKSTVLGSLVVSVEEGYTGASWYTLDSTLAEVCLHISSFKLPAVFSRSFSSFIIADARRRLSSEIHQKPGPLQTIFKLPSDEVICHSYSCALERSFLYHGRMYVSAWHICFHSNVFSKQMKVVIPFGDIYVIKRSQHACINPAITIILQMGSGGHGVPPLKGPDGRVRYKFASFWNRNHSIRALWHTIKLYRARLDAEKERMQSALRACSSSVYNDTKQIKSIKGNIAKTKRLQAFINEKALFCSVNDIFPCTAKQFFTLLLSDDSKFIEEFLAAKNDTNISSGKWQIADDYDGLVRELTFRSPCHSPLCPPDTAVTEWQHAVLSSDKATLVYETVQQAHDVPFGSCFEIHTRWTLRTTTQSSCSMDIRIGVNFKKWCILQSRIRSGATDEQKKEVERFMAAARGYLLTSKYSTMEMDEASASSPSSTN from the exons ATGATACCCAGCTCAAGAGACCCTTTATGGGGAGAAGAATtcaatttctttgtagataagcTCCCTATTCAG ATCAGTATAACATTTTATGACTGGGATGTAGTACGAAAATCCACAGTCCTTGGGTCTTTGGTTGTTTCAGTAGAAGAAGGCTATACTGGGGCAAGCTGGTACACTTTGGATAGCACGTTGGCAGAG GTCTGTCTGCATATTAGTTCATTTAAACTACCTGCAGTTTTCTCAag GTCATTTAGTAGTTTTATCATAGCAGATGCACGCAGAAGGTTGTCATCAGAAATTCATCAGAAACCTGGGCCTCTGCAGACCATATTTAAACTACCTTCAGATGAG GTTATTTGCCACAGTTATTCATGTGCTCTTGAAAGATCATTTTTGTACCATGGGCGCATGTATGTCTCTGCGTGGCACATTTGCTTCCATTCTAATGTTTTCTCTAAACAAATGAAG GTGGTTATTCCCTTTGGTGATATATATGTG ATCAAAAGGAGCCAACATGCTTGTATTAATCCTGCAATTACAATAATTCTCCAGATGGGTTCTGGCGGACATGGTGTGCCTCCTTTAAAAGGTCCAGATG GTCGAGTCAGATACAAATTTGCATCATTTTGGAATAGGAACCATTCAATAAGAGCTCTATGGCATACCATAAAACTATACCGAGCACGATTGGATGCTGAGAAG GAGAGGATGCAATCAGCATTGCGTGCATGCAGCAGTTCTGTCTACAATGATACAAAGCAAATAAAAAGTATTAAAGGAAATATAGCCAAGACTAAAAGATTACAAGCTTTCATCAACGAGAAGGCTCTATTTTGCTCTGTCAAT GATATTTTCCCATGTACAGCCAAGCAGTTCTTTACTTTGTTGTTAAGTGATGATTCAAAGTTTATTGAAGAGTTCCTGGCAGCAAAAAATGATACTAATATTAGT TCGGGCAAGTGGCAGATTGCAGATGATTATGATGGTTTGGTCCGTGAACTAACATTCAGGTCGCCATGTCACAGTCCATTGTGCCCTCCAGATACAGCCGTCACAGAGTGGCAACATGCTGTTCTTTCAAGTGACAAGGCAACCTTG GTTTATGAGACAGTGCAGCAAGCTCATGATGTTCCTTTTGGTTCCTGCTTTGAG ATCCACACCAGATGGACATTGAGAACAACCACCCAGAGTTCCTGTTCGATGGATATACGAATTG GTGTAAATTTTAAGaagtggtgcattttgcagtccaGAATAAGGTCTGGAGCCACTGATGAG CAAAAGAAAGAGGTGGAGCGGTTTATGGCGGCAGCTCGCGGATATCTTCTTACTTCCAAGTACTCAACCATGGAGATGGATGAAGCATcagcttcttctccttcctcaacTAATTAA
- the LOC135607774 gene encoding BAG-associated GRAM protein 1-like isoform X1, with product MLVDVLFPSWWEVEVAVSSAILLIAAYLIFWESSTSSSKGSELDWPRCRSEITAANREIVLESEDKEEKCPSNEDLLGTSPYLVKLELLAAKNLIGANLDGTSDSYAIISCGGQTRYSSMIPSSRDPLWGEEFNFFVDKLPIQISITFYDWDVVRKSTVLGSLVVSVEEGYTGASWYTLDSTLAEVCLHISSFKLPAVFSRSFSSFIIADARRRLSSEIHQKPGPLQTIFKLPSDEVICHSYSCALERSFLYHGRMYVSAWHICFHSNVFSKQMKVVIPFGDIYVIKRSQHACINPAITIILQMGSGGHGVPPLKGPDGRVRYKFASFWNRNHSIRALWHTIKLYRARLDAEKERMQSALRACSSSVYNDTKQIKSIKGNIAKTKRLQAFINEKALFCSVNDIFPCTAKQFFTLLLSDDSKFIEEFLAAKNDTNISSGKWQIADDYDGLVRELTFRSPCHSPLCPPDTAVTEWQHAVLSSDKATLVYETVQQAHDVPFGSCFEIHTRWTLRTTTQSSCSMDIRIGVNFKKWCILQSRIRSGATDEQKKEVERFMAAARGYLLTSKYSTMEMDEASASSPSSTN from the exons ATGCTGGTAGACGTTCTCTTCCCCTCGTGGTGGGAGGTTGAAGTGGCGGTCTCCTCTGCAATCCTCTTGATCGCGGCTTACCTCATCTTTTGGGAGAGCTCTACCTCCTCCTCCAAAGGAAGCGAGCTCGATTGGCCTCGCTGTAGGAGTGAAATAACAGCAGCGAATAGGGAGATTGTTCTTGAATCCGAGGACAAGGAGGAG AAATGTCCATCAAATGAAGACTTGCTTGGCACTTCTCCATATCTTGTCAAG TTGGAACTACTGGCGGCCAAGAACCTAATTGGTGCAAACCTGGATGGCACATCAGATTCTTACGCAATAATTAGTTGTGGCGGACAAACCCGGTATAG CTCAATGATACCCAGCTCAAGAGACCCTTTATGGGGAGAAGAATtcaatttctttgtagataagcTCCCTATTCAG ATCAGTATAACATTTTATGACTGGGATGTAGTACGAAAATCCACAGTCCTTGGGTCTTTGGTTGTTTCAGTAGAAGAAGGCTATACTGGGGCAAGCTGGTACACTTTGGATAGCACGTTGGCAGAG GTCTGTCTGCATATTAGTTCATTTAAACTACCTGCAGTTTTCTCAag GTCATTTAGTAGTTTTATCATAGCAGATGCACGCAGAAGGTTGTCATCAGAAATTCATCAGAAACCTGGGCCTCTGCAGACCATATTTAAACTACCTTCAGATGAG GTTATTTGCCACAGTTATTCATGTGCTCTTGAAAGATCATTTTTGTACCATGGGCGCATGTATGTCTCTGCGTGGCACATTTGCTTCCATTCTAATGTTTTCTCTAAACAAATGAAG GTGGTTATTCCCTTTGGTGATATATATGTG ATCAAAAGGAGCCAACATGCTTGTATTAATCCTGCAATTACAATAATTCTCCAGATGGGTTCTGGCGGACATGGTGTGCCTCCTTTAAAAGGTCCAGATG GTCGAGTCAGATACAAATTTGCATCATTTTGGAATAGGAACCATTCAATAAGAGCTCTATGGCATACCATAAAACTATACCGAGCACGATTGGATGCTGAGAAG GAGAGGATGCAATCAGCATTGCGTGCATGCAGCAGTTCTGTCTACAATGATACAAAGCAAATAAAAAGTATTAAAGGAAATATAGCCAAGACTAAAAGATTACAAGCTTTCATCAACGAGAAGGCTCTATTTTGCTCTGTCAAT GATATTTTCCCATGTACAGCCAAGCAGTTCTTTACTTTGTTGTTAAGTGATGATTCAAAGTTTATTGAAGAGTTCCTGGCAGCAAAAAATGATACTAATATTAGT TCGGGCAAGTGGCAGATTGCAGATGATTATGATGGTTTGGTCCGTGAACTAACATTCAGGTCGCCATGTCACAGTCCATTGTGCCCTCCAGATACAGCCGTCACAGAGTGGCAACATGCTGTTCTTTCAAGTGACAAGGCAACCTTG GTTTATGAGACAGTGCAGCAAGCTCATGATGTTCCTTTTGGTTCCTGCTTTGAG ATCCACACCAGATGGACATTGAGAACAACCACCCAGAGTTCCTGTTCGATGGATATACGAATTG GTGTAAATTTTAAGaagtggtgcattttgcagtccaGAATAAGGTCTGGAGCCACTGATGAG CAAAAGAAAGAGGTGGAGCGGTTTATGGCGGCAGCTCGCGGATATCTTCTTACTTCCAAGTACTCAACCATGGAGATGGATGAAGCATcagcttcttctccttcctcaacTAATTAA